AAAGCCTGCTGACCGGTGGACGCCTCCTTCAGCTTCGATGGCCGCACCTACCGGCCGCAGCTCGTGCGCTGCGGCAAGGTGGGCTGCAAGACCTGCGCCCGCAAAGGCGGCCACGGGCCGTACTGGTACGCCTTCTGGAAGGAGAAGGCGCGCACCGTCAGCCGCTACATCGGCAAGGTGCTGCCGCCCGGCGTCACACCGCCGGCAAGCGCCGTCGCCTCGCCGCCCGGCTGGCGGCTGGCGAAGTGCACACCGGCGGCGCAGCGCGTGCTGCTTGCCGCCTGGCAGTCGGCCGACTACGGCCGGCTCTACCCGGAGCACCTGCTGCTGGCGCTGGCACGGCTGGAGGATGGCACCGGCGCCCGCGCTTTGCATGCGCTGGGTGTGAATGAGGCGACGCTGCGGCCACTGCTGGCGAACGTAACGCTCGCCTCGACCGCGGTAAGCGGCCGCAAGCTGGCGCAACTGGCCACGAACGAGGCGCGGCGCTGGCACGACCCGGCGATCGGCACGGAGCATCTGCTGCTCGCTGTGGTGCGGCTCGCCGCCCTGCCGATGGTCGCCTCACTGGCGCGCCAGGGCGTCTCGCTGGAGAAGGCGATGGCGGCGGTGACGGCGCTGCGCGGCCTGCCCAGCGCCGGCAAGAAGTGCCTCTCCTGCCGCAAGCCGCTGCGGGCCAACTGGAACTTCTGCCCGCACTGCGGCGGCGCCCGCGCCCAGCCCGACGCTTTGCCCGCCGCGGCGACGGCCCGCGCCGAGGCGCCGGCAGGGCTGTGACCGCTCGGTTCGGCACCTTTGGGATGGCTGCAACGCCGGCTCGCTGCCCCGGCGGCACGCAGGCATTGCAGCCGCGACGCGGGCGTTGAAGCCGGGTCCGCAGGAACGTGATCGTGACAGAGCACCTCGCCGCCGCCGCGCAGCTCGGGCCCGCCTCGCCCTCTCGCGCCGCAACCGTGGCGCGCATCGTGAGCCTGATCACCGCCGCTGCCGGCGCCGGCGCAGAGCTGGTCGTCTTTCCCGAGCTGGCGCTCACTCCCTACTTTCCGGCGGCCATCCACGACGACGTAAGCCGCTGGTTCGAGCAGGAGCTGCCCTCGCCGGAGACGTGGGCGATCTTCGAAGCGGCGGCGCAGCGGCGGATCGCGGTGATGCTGCCCTTCGCCGAGCAGGACGGCGATGCCCGCTTCATGAGCGCGGTGCTGATCGACGCCCACGGCAAGGGGGCCGGGCGCTATCGCAAGAACCACATTCCGGGGCGGGTGGATCCGGCACCGGACGGCAGAGACGCCTGCTACGAGAAGCGCTACTTCGCACCGGGCGATCTCGGCTACCCGCTCTACGATTCGCCGGTGGGCAAGCTGGGCATGCTGATCTGCTATGACCTGCGCTTTCCCGAGTCCTACCGTTGCTGCGGCCTGGCCGGGGCCGAGCTGATCGGCATCGGCTACAACACGGATCTGGGCAGCGAGTTCACGGGCGACAGGGCGCTGGAGTTGGGCCAGGAACGGCACGAGCTGCCGATGCGCGCCGGGGCGGCCGCAAACGGCGTCTACGTCATCGCCGCCGGCAAGGGGGGCGAAGAAGCGGGCATCCGCTACCTCGGCGGCAGCTGCATCATCGCCCCAAACGGCGAGATCATCGCCAGGGCGCGCGGCGACGGCGACGAGCTGGTGATGGCGAAGATCGACCGTGAGCGCGGGCGCGCGATCCGCGAGCGGCTGAACCTGGCGCAGAACCGCCGTCCCGAGCAGTACGGCATTCTCACCCGCGTGCGGGCAGCGGTGTAGCCGGCCGGAGAGTATCCGGGCAGCGGCGGGCGGAACTCAGCCGTGCGACCGCGTCTCCCAGGTAATCAGCAGCTCGCGCACCTCCGGCAACCAGCGCGGGAAGTAGCCGCCGCCGTCGTGCGTGAACAGCGCGTCGAAGCGCGCCTCGATGCGCGCCCGGGCCGTCGCGTTCTCCTCGTCGCGCAGGGCGACAAGCGCCCGCTGCACGGCCTCTTCGCGTGTGCGCGGCCGCGCGGCGTTGTGCCCCCGCTCGGGCAGCACGCGCACGTCGGGCAGAATGCCCAGCTCCCAGATCGCTGGCAGCAGCTCGCGGTACGAGGGCACCGGCTGCTGCGGCTCGCCGTAGACCAGCGCGAACAGCGGCGCGTTCTCGACCGACGGCGCCACGCTCCAGAGCGTGATCAGCACGCGGCGCCGCGCGGCCCGCTCAAGCGTGCGGATGAAGGCGTCGATCTCGCGCACGAAGTAGGTGAGGTTCGCCACCAGCACCACGTCGCCGCGCAGGTCGCCCAGCGACTGCCAATCCGCCCGCACCTGGTGCACGTTGCCGATATCCGCCTTGGCGGCGCACTCGGCAAACTCGGCCTGCATCGCCGCGGAGGGATCGAGGTTGATCAGCTCGCGGCAGCGCATCGCCAGCGGCAGGCCGACGC
This genomic stretch from Dehalococcoidia bacterium harbors:
- a CDS encoding nitrilase-related carbon-nitrogen hydrolase; protein product: MTEHLAAAAQLGPASPSRAATVARIVSLITAAAGAGAELVVFPELALTPYFPAAIHDDVSRWFEQELPSPETWAIFEAAAQRRIAVMLPFAEQDGDARFMSAVLIDAHGKGAGRYRKNHIPGRVDPAPDGRDACYEKRYFAPGDLGYPLYDSPVGKLGMLICYDLRFPESYRCCGLAGAELIGIGYNTDLGSEFTGDRALELGQERHELPMRAGAAANGVYVIAAGKGGEEAGIRYLGGSCIIAPNGEIIARARGDGDELVMAKIDRERGRAIRERLNLAQNRRPEQYGILTRVRAAV
- a CDS encoding DUF6788 family protein, which encodes MDASFSFDGRTYRPQLVRCGKVGCKTCARKGGHGPYWYAFWKEKARTVSRYIGKVLPPGVTPPASAVASPPGWRLAKCTPAAQRVLLAAWQSADYGRLYPEHLLLALARLEDGTGARALHALGVNEATLRPLLANVTLASTAVSGRKLAQLATNEARRWHDPAIGTEHLLLAVVRLAALPMVASLARQGVSLEKAMAAVTALRGLPSAGKKCLSCRKPLRANWNFCPHCGGARAQPDALPAAATARAEAPAGL
- a CDS encoding class I SAM-dependent methyltransferase, producing the protein MIKESEPVSAIACYEAMIDAVTAQRERLHGGPWPRDRWSGANARRFRLDPRREPSPNLAAVAAYVERDDVVLDVGGGAGRVGLPLAMRCRELINLDPSAAMQAEFAECAAKADIGNVHQVRADWQSLGDLRGDVVLVANLTYFVREIDAFIRTLERAARRRVLITLWSVAPSVENAPLFALVYGEPQQPVPSYRELLPAIWELGILPDVRVLPERGHNAARPRTREEAVQRALVALRDEENATARARIEARFDALFTHDGGGYFPRWLPEVRELLITWETRSHG